CGTGAGCACGGTGGTGGCCGCGCCCGTGCCGGTACCCGCGCCCGCGCCCGCCGCGGGGTCGGACTCCTGGATCGGCGCGCTGCAGGAGATCCAGCGCCAGACCAGCGAGGCCCACGCCGCGTACCAGCACGCCTTGGCCGACGGACACGCCGCCTACCTGCGTACCAGCGAGGCGACGCTGTCCGGCATGATCGCAGCCCTCGACGGCGCGGTCCGCGTCCCGGTGAGCTCCCGCCCCCTGCTGCCGACGCTCGCCCCGCCGTCCGCGCCGTCCCTGCCCGCGGCGCGCGTGCTCCCACGGCAGCCGTCGCCCCCTGCGCCGGCCCCGCAGCCGATCGCCCCGCCTCCGCCGCGTCCGGCCCCGGCTCCGGCACCCTCGCCCGCGCCGGTGATCCCGGCCGCGCCGAGCGGGCCCGACCTCGAGGGCGTCGTCATCTCCATCATCGCCGACCTCACCGGCTACCCGGCCGACATCCTGCAGCCCGACATGGAGCTCGGCCACGACCTCGGCATCGACTCGATCAAGCGCGTCCAGATCCTCGCCCGGATGCGCGAGCGGGTGCCCGACCTGCCGAACATCGATCCGGCCCAGCTGGCCGGCATCGCCACGATCGGCGAGACCATCACCTTCCTGCGGCGGCACGGCTCCGACCGCGAGCCGAGCCAGTCCGCCGATGCGGAGGGCGAACCGAATCAGTAGTCGAATTCACCCTGTGCCGCTTCGTCCCCGCACTGCTGCCGAAGCCGGCTTCCGGACTCGCGCTGCCGGGTCTTTTCCGCGGCACAGTGGCCGTTTCCGACGACGGGCTCGGCATCGCGGCGGACGTCATCGCGCTGCTCAACGAAGCCGGCGCGAGCGCGGTCGATGCCGAGGAGGTGGCGAGCGATGTCAGCGCGACCATCTTCCTCGGCGGCCTGCGACCGGCCGCGAATGACGTCGCTATCGCCCGGGAGGCCTTCCACACCGCGCAGACCGTCGCCGGCCGCGGCGCGTTCGTCACCGTCGGCCGCCTCGGCCGAGGCGGACTGGGCGGGCTGGCCCGCACCTGCGCGCGGGAGTGGCCGGACGTCGCGGTGAAGTCCATCGAGCTCGATCGTTCCGGCCCTGATACAGATGGCGTCGCTGCCGCCATCGTCGCCGAACTGCTGGCCGGTGACGCCGAACCGGACGTGGTCCTGAGGATCGGAGGTGCCCGGGCCGTCTGGACCATGTGCCCAGCGCCCGACATCGAGGCGTCCGGCGACGTGCTCGGTCCGGAATCCGTGGTCGTCATCACCGGCGGCGCGCGCGGCGTCACTGCGGCCTGCGCTCGCGCTCTGGCTCGCGCGTTCCGGCCGCGAATCGCCCTGATCGGGCGTACACCGCTGGTCGACGATCCTCCCGAACTGCGCGAGGCGGCGACGGAGACGGACATCCGCTCGGCCCTCGTCACGCAGGCGGTGCGCGCTGGGGATCGTCCACGTCCCGCCGCCATCGAAACGGAGCTTCGGCGCGTGCTCGCCGTGCGCGAGATCCGCGCGACACTAGCCGACATCGAGGCGGCCGGCTCGTCTGTGCGCTACCTGCGCGCTGACGTCGGCGATATCGAGTCGCTGCGCGGCGCGCTGGAGGAAGTGCGTGCCGAGTGGGGGCCGATCACGGGAATCGTGCACGGCGCAGGCGTGCTGGCGGACCGGCTCGTCGTCGACAAGACGGACGAGCAGTTCGACCGGGTGCTGCGGGCCAAGGCGCAGGGCCTTGAGAACCTGCTCGAACTCGTCGATGGGGCCGATAAGCCTGCGCTGGTTTGCGTCTTCTCGTCAGTGGCGGTCTCGGCGGGCAACTCCGGGCAGTGCGACTACGCGGCCGCCAATGAGATCGCTGAGCGACTGGCGGAACAGTGGCGGCTGCGCCACCCGGCGTGCCTGGTCAAGGCGATCGCGTGGGGTCCGTGGAGTGGCGGCATGGTGAGCCAGGAGCTGGCCGAGGTGTTCGCCGAGCGGAATGTGCCGCTGATCCCGCTCGCGGCCGGTGCGGAGGCGTTCGTCGCAGAACTCGGCGACGCGCGGGAAGTGCGCTGCCTGATCACGGCCGGGGACGGGTTTGGCGCACCACCATCTCGGGGCGGTGAGGTCGCGGTCAGCGAGGTCGCGCAGGTCTGGCTTGCGGATCACCGAATCGGCGATCGCGCGGTCGTGCCGCTCGCAGTGGTCTGCGACTGGATGCTGCGCCTTGTCGACGAGCCGGGGCCCGGCACCCTCCGCGACGTCGACGTGCGACGCGGCATCACGGCTCCAGCCGTTGTCACCATCCGTCGCGAAGGTACCGAGTTCACCGTGGATACGGCTGACCGGCCCGCCTGCTACCGGGGTCGGTTTGGTGGAGCAGATGAGAATCCCTTCGGGGATTGGTCGGAGGCGCAACTGGCGTTGCCGGCGCTCGAAGACGGCGCGATCGAAGACATCTACGACGGCGAGACGCTGTTCCAGGGTACGAGTCTTCGAACCCTTGCTGAGGTGCACGGCCTCGGCCCGGCCGGGGCTGCCGGCTCGGTTGTCGGTGCCACGGACATGGGGTGGCCGGAAGAACCCTGGCGGATGGATCCGGCGGCGCTCGACGGAGCGATCCAACTCGCGGTGCTTTGGGCGAAGTCGCAGATAGGCGCTGCGACGCTGCCGATGTCGCTCCGCGCCGGGCGCTTCCACGCCTCCGGGCCGTTGTCGGGGCCACTGCGCTGCCTCGTGCGAGCCGTGCGTGTCGGCGCGCAGAACGCGGTCTGCGACGTGCGGCTCGCTCGCCCCGCCGGCGGTCCCTCCGTAGCAGAACTCTGCGGTCTCGAACTGGTCGCGCGTCCGCGTCCGGCCTGAACACAGGAGCCAGCTTTGCGGTTTGTGCCCATCGCGATCGTCGGTCGCGGCTGCGTTCTGCCCGGTGCCGAGAGCCCGTCGGCGCTTTGGGATCTCGTCGCGTCCGGCGGGTGCGCGCTGACGCATCTGGCCGACGGCCGGTGGCGCATGCCGCTCGACGCCGTGGTGCCGCGACACGCGCCGCACGACATCGGCGGATACGTGGCCTCTCCCGGAGACGCGGAGCAGTGGACTCTCGAAGCTGCCACGCAGGCACTGGACGAGGCGGGTCCTGATCGGCCCGAGCCGGGCAGATCAGGCCTCGCACTCGGGTGGCTCACGCTGCCCGGAGAGGCCGGCGTTCCCGGTGCATCACCGGCGAGCAACTGCGCGCAGGCACTCGGTTTCGGCGCGGGCTCGATTGCTCTCGACGCTGCCTGCGCCTCGTCGCTCTACGCGCTGAAGATCGCCTGCGACCGCTTGCACGACGGCGCGGCGGACCTGATGCTGGCGGGCGGAGTGAGCGCCGCCGACCCGCTGCTCATCCAAGCCGGGTTCACCGCGCTCTCCGCCCTCAGCCCCACCGGCCGGTCACGTCCGCTGCATCGTGATGCGGACGGCCTCGTCCCGGCTGAAGGAGCCGCACTCGTTGCGTTGATGCGCCTGGCCGACGCCCAGGCGCGTGGCATTCCGGTCCTCGGCATCGTCCGAGGCGTCGGTCTGAGCAACGACGGCCGGTCCGAGGGCGGCCTGCTCGTGCCCTCCGAGGCGGGCCAGAAGCGCGCGATGTATGCCGCGTACGCGGCTGCCGGTGTGGCGCCGGAGAGCGTCACGCTGCTCGAGTGCCACGCCACGGGCACGGCCAGGGGCGACGCTGCCGAAGTCCGCTCGTCCGCGTACGTCTTCTCAGAAGCATCAGACCTCGTCATCGGGGCGGTGAAGGCGAACATCGGTCATGCCATGACAGCGGCCGGGGCCGTTGGAATCCTGAAGGTGCTCGGCGCGATCGAGCACGGCATCCGGCCTGCGATGGCAGGCCGGCAGGACGAGCGGATCAATGACCTGCAGGGCTCTCGGCTGCGCTCGCCGGAACGCAACGAGCCGTGGAACGGCGTCCGGCGTGCGGCCGTGAGCGCGTTCGGCTTCGGCGGCAACAACGCGCACGTCATCATCGACGCGCCCGAACTGGCCCCCATTCCGGCACCACGGCGGCGGTGCGAGCCGCGCGAGGTCGCCGTCGTCGCGAAGCAGACGGCATCAGGGCTCGGCGAACCTGCCACCTTCGAGCTCGAAGGCCTCCGCATTCCGCCGTCAGATCTCAAGGCCGCGCTCGCCCGCCACGTCCTCATCTTCGAGACTGCTCGTGCGGCCGCACAGGGGATCGATCTTCTAGCGGAGCGCACGCAGGTCCTCGTCACAACAGGCTGCGATCCAGCGATCCGACGCTACACCGAGGGCCTGCGTCGGCCGGATGCGACCGTGATGACCAGCGCGCAGGTCGTCGGGTTTCTGACGAACATGACGGCCAATCGGATCAGCTCGCAGCTTGGTCTGTCCGGCGCGAGCTTCGCCACCGACGCCGACGTGCTCGCGCTGGCCGCACGCGCGATCTCCACCGGCGAGGCCGACGCGGCACTGGTGGGCAGCGTCGACGACGCGGCTGCCGTGCTGGTGCTCAAGCGCCTCGATCACGCGCGCCGCGACGGCGATCCGATCCTGGCCGTCCTCCATGAACCGTCGATCTGGCACGTGTTCTCGGGCGAGGATCGGGCCGGAGTGCTCGCAGCACTCGACAACGGACAGGAGTCGCGCGGCGGCCCGGCCCGGCTCGTCATCGTCGCCGCGGACGGACAACTGCCGGAGCGCGCGCGGCAGGCACGACGCTGGCTGCTCGGCCAGGCACCGAAGCCGCGCTGGGCGGCGTACCGGGACGAGCCTCTGCCGGGCCGGATCGCGGCCGTCTATCCCGGTGGTGCCGCGGCATACGTCGGCATGGGTGCGCAGCTCGGGCTCGTCTTCCCGGAGCACGTCGCAGACCTCGTACGTCGCTGCCCGCAGATCGTCGACGTGGCCGGCTGGGTGAACGAAGGGGGGCAGCGGCCGAGCGACACCATCAGCTGCGTCTGGGGCGCGGCATACTTCGCCCACCTTCACACGGCGATCACCCGTGATGTCCTCGGCATCGGGTTTGAAGCGGCGCTCGGCTACTCCTCCGGCGAGAGCACCGCGCTGACCGCTCTCGGCGCGTGGCAAGATCTTGACGGACTCGTCAGGGACCTGCGAGCCTCGCCGCTCTTCACGCGTGATCTCGCCGGCTCGTACGACGCGGTACCCGGCCGAGCTTGGAAGACCTATCTCGTGACGCTGCCCGCGGAGGCCCTGACCGAGGCCGCGCGCGGCGAGGCCGGCGTCTACTTGATGGCCGTCAACTCTCCGGGCTCCTGCACTTTCGGTGGTGATCCCTCTGCCTGCGAAAGAGTTTCTGCTCGCCTCGGCGCGGGCCATGTCTTCCCCCTCGACTACGACCTCGCCATCCATGCCCCCGTGGTGGAGGCAGTGCGCGACCAGTGGTACCGGCTTCACCTGCGTCCGACCACTCCCGTGCCCGGCATCAGCTTCTACGGCTGTGCTGCGGCCAGCATGTACGAGCTCGATGACGCCGGCGCTGCGACAGCGAATACGGCGCAGGCCGTCGGCACGCTCGACTTCCGCGGCACCGTCGAGAATGCATGGGCGGATGGCGTCCGGATCTTCATCGAGCACGGGCCGTCCGGAGGCTGCACGGAGTGGATCGCCCAGACGCTCGGCGACCGGGAGTTCCTGGCCGTGTCGCTGGACGGCCCCGGTACGTCAGACATCGACAACCTCGGCAACGCCGTCGCCGCGCTGATCGCGGCCGGCGTCGACGTGGATGACGCTCGGCTCGAGACCCGACTGCGAGAGGCGAGAACGCAGAAGGCCATCGAACCCGTACGCGGCCTCAACCCGCTGCACGAGCACCACGAGCTGGTCACCGGCCGACATCGCGACTTCATCCGCCTCCTGATCGAGCGCCATGCCGGCTTCCTCGCCCAACGCGAGAAGATCAGCGCCCTGCTGAGTCCGACAGTGCTCTTCGATCGAGCCGATCTGGAGTACCTCGCCGTGGGAGCCGTCTCGAAGCTCTTCGGGCCCACCTTCGCAGCTCAGGACGGGTACGCGCGGCAGACCCGGATGCCCGCGCCGCCGATGCTGCTGGCCGACCGCGTACTGCGTATCGACGCCGTGCCCGCGTCGATAGGGGCTGGCACGATCCAGACCCAGACCGACGTGCGGGCGGACAGTTGGTACCTCGATCCGTGTGGCCGCATGCCCGCCGGGCTGCTGGTCGAGGCCGGGCAGGCAGACCTGCTCCTGATCAGCTGGCTCGGCGCGGATCTGCTCAACCGAGGCGAACGCGTCTACCGGCTGCTCGGCTGTGAGATCACCTACCACGCAAGCCCGCCGCACCCCGGCGAAACGCTGACGTTCGACATCTCCATCGACGACCACGCCGAGCACGGCGGCGTACGGCTGTTCCTCTTCCACTACGACTGCCACGTGGACGGCGACCCGCGGCTGAGCGTGCGCAACGGCCAGGCCGGCTTCTTCACCGACGCCGAACTGCGAGAGACACGCGGTGTGGTCTGGGACCGCCCGGCCCTCCCGGAGCCCACCGCGCTGCGCCGCTTCGACCGCGAGCAGATCCGCGCGTTCGCGGAGGGCCGCTTGGGCGACGAGGTTGGCGCGCACGTGCGGACGCCGCGTCCGGCCGGGCCGGAGTTCCTGCTCTTCGACGAAGTCGAAGCCTTCGACGTGGACGGCGCATACGTGCGCGCAACGCTTGCCATCCGCCCGGACAGCTGGTTCTTCGAGGGCCACTTCGTCGGTGATCCGTGCATGCCGGGCACGCTCATGCTGGACGGCGCCTTCCAGCTGATGGCCTTCCACCTCAGCGCTTCCGGCTGCACGGCCGGTCGCGACGGCTGGCGCTTCGAACCCGTCCCCGAGCACACGTGCCGGATCTCCTGCCGTGCTCAGGTGATTCCAGAAAGCAAGACTCTGACGTATGAACTCTTCGTCAAGGGCTTCGAACAGGGTGAGCAGAATTACCCGACCCTCGTCGCCGACGTGCTGTGCTCGGTCGACGGGGTCAAAGCCTTCCTCGCCGAAGGACTGGCCGTGCGCCTCGTGCCGGACTGGCCGCTCGACCAATGGCGCTGGCTGGGGGGCTTGGCCGACCACGTCGAGCCCAAGCCGGCCGTCTTCGGCCTCGAGTCCCTGCTCGCCTGCGCGTGGGGACGGCCGAGCGAGATGATGGGGTCTGTCCTGGCGCCGATGGATGACGGGCGCCGCGTCGCGCGACTGCCCGGGCCGCCGTACCACTTCATGAGCCGGATCGTGGAACTCGGCGCAGGCACGCTCGTCGCAGAGTACGACGTCCCTGCGGCCGCATGGTTCTGGGACGAGGGCGGCGGCACGACCATGCCGCTGTGCGTGCTGCTCGAAGTGGCCCTTCAGCCCTGCGGCTGGCTGGCGCTGTACACCGGCGACATCCCGAACGCCCCGTCCGAGCTGCTGTTCCGCAACCTCGGCGGGCAGGGCACCTTCGGCGACGTCCGCCGGGACACGCGGGTGCTGCGCACCGAGATCCGGCTGCTCGAGATCTCGAAGACAGGAGCCATGATCATCGACGCGTTCGACGTTCGCGTCTGGGCGGACGAGCGTCTCGTGGCCGACCTGCGCAGCGACTTCGGCTTCTTCCCGCCGGCGGCGTTCGCCGACCAGCCTGGTCTGCCCGGGCCGATCTGGGGCGATACGCAGGCCCCTGCGATCGCCGTCCGCGAGAACCTCGGGCCCATGCTCTCGCTGATCGACCGGATCACCGGGTACTGGCCGAACGAGCGCAGGATCCGCGCCGAGAAGGACATCGCGCCCGAGGACTGGTACTTCCGCTCGCACTTCTTCCAGGATCCGGTGCAGCCGGGTTCGCTCGGCATCGAGGCGATGCTGCAGCTCCTCCAATGCTTCATGATGCACAGTGGCCTCGCCGCGCCGGATGCCGTCTTCGAGCCCTCCCTCGCGCCGCAGACGGTGACGTGGAAGTACCGCGGCCAGGTCGTGCCGCACGATCGGGTCACCGTCATCGAGGTCGAAGTCACGCAGGCCCGGCCGGGCTACGCGGTGGCCGACGCGTGGCTGTCGGTCGGCGGCCGGACCATCTACCACGCCACCGGGCTGGGTTTGCGCGCCGACGCGTCGGGCGCCTTCGATGAACTACTCGACCCGGCCATCGAGCCCTGGGTCGCGGACCACCGGCCCACCTGGACGTTGCCGGCGCTGCCGATGATGAGCGTCGTCGACCGGCTCGCCGCGGCCGCGGGCCATTCGATCGCAGGGTTGCGCGATATCCGCCTCACGCGCTGGATCATGCTCGACAAGCCGGTCCAGCTGCGAGGACGCGCGTCGGCGGGCATCGTCGAGCTCGAACACGACGGCGAGGTGGTCGCCTCCGCGGTCATCGCCGACGTCGTCCAGCCGCCCGACCGACCCGCCCGGCTCGCGGACCCCGTACCAACCGAACTGCCCTATCCGCGCGGAGCCGTCTTCCACGGCTCGGCCTTCCACTACCTCACTGCTCTCACGGTCGGCTCGAACGGCGCTTCAGGCACCCTGGACGCCGCGCGCGGCTCCGTCCCGCGCGGGCGGCTGCATCAGGGGTTGCTCGACGCGACTCTCCACGCGATCCCGCACGACGAGCTGTGGCGCTGGTCGGACCGCATCCGGCCGGGACACGTCGGATATCCGTACCGACTGCCGCGAATGGACTTCTTCGGCGACCTGCCCTCGACCGGCGAGTTGAGGGTGGAAGCCCGCTTCGCAGGCTTCGATGCCGATCTGGAGATCCTGCCGACCTTTGACGTCCAGGTGTTCGACGGCGAGCGACTGTTGCTCGCCTACCGCCTCGTCGAGGTGCTCGTGCCCCTCGGCCCGCTGGCCGGGCTCGGTTCCCGGGAACGCGCGGCGTTCCTTCGCGACCGGGAGTACGTGCCCGGCGCCGGCTTGTCCACGTGCGAAGACGGCGTGACGCGGCTGCGCCTCGAGGACGTCGAAGCCCTCGAATGGTTCCCCGGCACCGTCGCAGCTCTCTACAACCTCCCCTCCGGCACCGACCGGCTCGCCGAGGTGGCCGTGCGCGACCACATCGCCCGCCTCGCCGAAGTGCACCCGAGCGGGTTGCTCGTGACGATGACGGTAGACCTCGCCACGGTCACGGCCGTCGGCCGCCCGGGCGAGGTCTACCGCGTCGTGCTCGTGCGCACGGAAGGTGCGATCGAGGTGCGCGAGGCCGTCACTTCCGCCGCGTCATCGAGATGAACCGCGGACGCGGGTCCTCCGGCGAGTTGCGGTGCAGGATGTCCGAGAGCGTCCTGGTCCGCTGCACGGTCAGCAGGCCGAGCGGGGTGAAGGTCTTCATGTTGAGCACCCGCGGCGCGAGCAGCGGGTTGGTCAGCGCCTGGGAGAACGCGTCGATCGCGATGATCTTCGTCAGCAGCGGGCCGAGGATGGTGTCCGGCGAGCCGGGCTGTTCGGCGAAGATGCCGACGTACAGATCGATGTCGTCGACGCTGTGATAGCGGGCCCGCAGGCCGTCGCGCACCTTCGGGTCGTCAGAGATCTGATTGAAACTTCGGACCGGTGGGAACTTCAGGTGCCTGCGGTAGTCGTTGTACGAGGCGATCTGCAGCGCCCGGGAGTCGTTGACGCTGTCGACGTCCACATACAGCAGTTCCGGCTCGGTGTTGAACAGCCCGATCCGGCCGGCCGTCTGCCGCGAGGCGTCCTCCATCAGCTGGCCGAGCCCGTACTCGGCCAGCAGCGGGCCGTTGACCATGGTCTCGGCCAGGGACAACTCGGTGCTCCCCGCCTTCAGTGTCGGCGGGATCAGGCTGTGCCAGCGGTAGACCAGGCTGAACTCGAACGACGCCCAGTTCTCCCGGTGCCACGGCGCCCGGGCCAGCCGGGTGCTGAGCGAGGGGTCGAGGGTGAAGTGGAAGTGGTACGGCGTGATGTGGTTGATGTACTCCTCGAGCACGATCCGGCACACCATCAGCGTCAGGATGTTGCGAGCGGTCTGGAACAGCCGCTCGTCGTCCCAGTCCGGGTACTCCCGGGCCAGCTCCCCGGCCAGCCGGTTGTGCTCGCGCAGGAACAGCACCGTCAGCATCGTGAACCCCACCTGCAGGTTCGATCGGTCCCCGCCGAGCGCGAACAGCCGCGTGCGCCACTGCAGCGGCATCTGCTCGAACCGCACCACGGCGAGCTCGGCGAACTCGGGCTTCTTCTGTCCGTTCTCGTCGCACAGGTACGGCGGGAACTCGCCGCCGTTGAGCTGCTGGCTCTTGAGCCGGCCGCCCTCGTGCGCGCGCAGGATGCCGGCGGTCCGCTCGTCCACGCCGTAGAGCTGGTTGAGGTCGATCTGGTGGTTGGAGGTGTTGCGGCGCGGGTCGCGCGGCGTGCCGGTGTCCCCGCGCAGGAACCCGTCGGTGAACCACTGGGCGAAGTAGGCGAACAGCACGGTGGATCGCCGGCACGGGATCATGTCGGGGCCGCGGCGGAACAGCTCCGCCGCCTCCTCGGCCGAGGGCAGCCGGTCCGGGTCCACCCGGCTCGGGGGCAGGTGCCGGCCGTTGTAGCTGCGGTCGGTCAGCGAGTGCCACGACGTGTACGGGGCCATCGTGGAGAGCGGCTCGGGCCGCGCGGGCATCTCCCGCACGGCGTGGTCGATCAGCGCCGCGTTGAGCCAGTGCCGCAGCGGCGGGACCATCTGCACGGCGTCCCAGATCGGGCCGCCGTTGGTGAGCGCGAGGAAGCGCAGCCGGTTGTTCGCTCCGTCGGTGGCGATCGATCGAGCCCTCATGGCCCTCCTACCCAAGCTGCAGCCGGTAACGGTCGGGGAAGATGGCGTCGAAGACGATGTCCTCGTCCGGGATCGGCGCCGCGCCGCGCCGCAGCAGCCGGCGCACCGCCTCCGGGATGATCACCTGGGCGAGGTGCACGCCGAGGCAGTCATGGTGGTGGCCGGTGCCGAAGTGCAGGTGGTGGTACTGCGGGCGGTTGAGCCGGAACTGCTCTGGTTCGGGCACCGCCTCCTCGTCGTTCATCGCGGAGGCGAGCGCGCACAACACCACGCTACCCGCCGTGACGACGGTCGCGTGGGAGGTTCCCGCAGCCAGTAGGTAATCGTGTTCGCACAGCCGCGGGGGCATGAGCCGGAAGAAGGTGTCCAGACGCAGCGCCTCCCAGACGTACGGGTCGAACTCCGCCGCGTCCGCCTCACGAGCCGCCCTGGTCGCGGCCGCGTGCTGTTCGGGCCGCAGCATCAGCTGTCGGGTCGCCAGCGCCATGGCGGCCGGGGCGCTTTCGACGAAGCCGAGGGAGAGGCCGGCCGCGTTCACGGCGATCCGCTCGTCGTCGAAGCCGTGAGCGGGTATCGGCGCGCTGGCGAGGCGGCCGAAGACGTCGTCGTGGCCTTCGGCCTCCGGGCCGCTTTCCGTCGGCCCCGCGCGCCGGCGGCCGGGACCGGCAGGCAGCAGCGCGCGACGCCGGGCCAGCTCCGCCCGCAGGTAGTCCATCAGCTCCGCGCCGGACGCCACCGCAGCGGCGTGCAACGCCTGGTCGGCCAGCGGATTCGCGTAGCAGTCCTTGATGATGTCGCGCACCCAGTGGGCCAGGGTCGCCGACTCCAGGCCGCGATAGCCGAAGTAGTCCTCGCATACGCGCAGCGCCACCGGCTGGAACAGGTCGCCGACGACGTCGAGCGGCGACGATGCGGCGTCCAGGCACTCGTCCGCGTAACGGCCGGCCAGGGCCCGCACGACCGGGACGTCGCGCCGGTCGAGCATCACCTGCATCAGGCCACGCTCACGCCAGTTGAGCGCCGTCGCGTCCCGGGAGAGCATGAAACCGCTGCCCAGCGCCGCGTCGAGCTGCGGGCTGGTCGGCCGGACGGTGAAGACCTTCTCGCGTCCGAGCACCTCGTGGACGTCGGCGAACTTGGTGACGAGCGTGTAGGCGGGGGTGACGAAGATCGGGCAGTCGGCCCGGAGCTCGGCGAACAGGCCGCGCCAGTCGCCGCGGATCCAGCCCGCCACCATCGCGGCCGCCTTCATCGGATCGTGTGAAGCGACGCGCTGGTACTTCGTCAGGTATTCGCTCACGGATTCATTCAAGTCCGGCAGGTCTGCCGATGAAATCGTCCTTTGGATCTGTGCAATTCGGCCTAGGCCAGGTTTCCTATGGGCTGGGGTGATCGCACCGCCCGACAATGTCGCCGTGAGCGCCGAACTGTTGGCAGCGGTGAGTTCCACGGACCGGACGTCGGAGGATCAGGGACCTGTTTTCGAAGGGGCGCGGATGCTCGGCCTGATCGGCCGGATCCGCGAGCCCTTGTTCGTCGTGCGCGTGCCGACCCGGAGCCGGCCGGGCCTGGCCGCGACGCCCGGCGCGGGGGAGTGCCGCATGGTGGCGCAGCTGCCGCCGCTGCGCCCGGAGTCGCTGGGGGACGAGTCGTTCTGCGCCGCGCACGGGACCCGTTTTCCGTACGTGGCCGGCGAGATGGCCAACGGCATCGCCACGGTCGAGCTCGTCGCCGCCATGGCCCGGGCCGAGATGCTCGGATTCTTCGGCGCCGCCGGGCTTTCCGTCTCCCGGGTGGAGCAGGAGATCACGCGGCTCGCCGCGTCGCTCGGAGGCCGGCGCAACTGGGGCGTCAACCTCATCCATTCGCCCGCGGAGCCGCGCACCGAGGCCGACGTGGCCGATCTGCTGGCCGACCGGCGCGTGCCAGCGGTCTCGGCGTCCGCGTTCATGGAACTGACGCCGCCGATCGTGCACGTCGCCGCGCACGGGTTGACCCAGGGCTCTGATGGCCGGGTGCGTCGGGCCGCCCGGATCTTCGCCAAGGTCTCGCGGCCCGAGGTGGCCGCCGCGTTCATGGCGCCGCCGCCTGCCGCGATCCTGCGCGAGCTGGTCGACCAGGGCCGGCTGACCGTGCAGGAGGCGGCCCTGGCGGCGCGGGTGCCCGTGGCCGAGGACG
This genomic window from Actinospica robiniae DSM 44927 contains:
- a CDS encoding SDR family NAD(P)-dependent oxidoreductase, which translates into the protein MKSIELDRSGPDTDGVAAAIVAELLAGDAEPDVVLRIGGARAVWTMCPAPDIEASGDVLGPESVVVITGGARGVTAACARALARAFRPRIALIGRTPLVDDPPELREAATETDIRSALVTQAVRAGDRPRPAAIETELRRVLAVREIRATLADIEAAGSSVRYLRADVGDIESLRGALEEVRAEWGPITGIVHGAGVLADRLVVDKTDEQFDRVLRAKAQGLENLLELVDGADKPALVCVFSSVAVSAGNSGQCDYAAANEIAERLAEQWRLRHPACLVKAIAWGPWSGGMVSQELAEVFAERNVPLIPLAAGAEAFVAELGDAREVRCLITAGDGFGAPPSRGGEVAVSEVAQVWLADHRIGDRAVVPLAVVCDWMLRLVDEPGPGTLRDVDVRRGITAPAVVTIRREGTEFTVDTADRPACYRGRFGGADENPFGDWSEAQLALPALEDGAIEDIYDGETLFQGTSLRTLAEVHGLGPAGAAGSVVGATDMGWPEEPWRMDPAALDGAIQLAVLWAKSQIGAATLPMSLRAGRFHASGPLSGPLRCLVRAVRVGAQNAVCDVRLARPAGGPSVAELCGLELVARPRPA
- a CDS encoding type I polyketide synthase produces the protein MPIAIVGRGCVLPGAESPSALWDLVASGGCALTHLADGRWRMPLDAVVPRHAPHDIGGYVASPGDAEQWTLEAATQALDEAGPDRPEPGRSGLALGWLTLPGEAGVPGASPASNCAQALGFGAGSIALDAACASSLYALKIACDRLHDGAADLMLAGGVSAADPLLIQAGFTALSALSPTGRSRPLHRDADGLVPAEGAALVALMRLADAQARGIPVLGIVRGVGLSNDGRSEGGLLVPSEAGQKRAMYAAYAAAGVAPESVTLLECHATGTARGDAAEVRSSAYVFSEASDLVIGAVKANIGHAMTAAGAVGILKVLGAIEHGIRPAMAGRQDERINDLQGSRLRSPERNEPWNGVRRAAVSAFGFGGNNAHVIIDAPELAPIPAPRRRCEPREVAVVAKQTASGLGEPATFELEGLRIPPSDLKAALARHVLIFETARAAAQGIDLLAERTQVLVTTGCDPAIRRYTEGLRRPDATVMTSAQVVGFLTNMTANRISSQLGLSGASFATDADVLALAARAISTGEADAALVGSVDDAAAVLVLKRLDHARRDGDPILAVLHEPSIWHVFSGEDRAGVLAALDNGQESRGGPARLVIVAADGQLPERARQARRWLLGQAPKPRWAAYRDEPLPGRIAAVYPGGAAAYVGMGAQLGLVFPEHVADLVRRCPQIVDVAGWVNEGGQRPSDTISCVWGAAYFAHLHTAITRDVLGIGFEAALGYSSGESTALTALGAWQDLDGLVRDLRASPLFTRDLAGSYDAVPGRAWKTYLVTLPAEALTEAARGEAGVYLMAVNSPGSCTFGGDPSACERVSARLGAGHVFPLDYDLAIHAPVVEAVRDQWYRLHLRPTTPVPGISFYGCAAASMYELDDAGAATANTAQAVGTLDFRGTVENAWADGVRIFIEHGPSGGCTEWIAQTLGDREFLAVSLDGPGTSDIDNLGNAVAALIAAGVDVDDARLETRLREARTQKAIEPVRGLNPLHEHHELVTGRHRDFIRLLIERHAGFLAQREKISALLSPTVLFDRADLEYLAVGAVSKLFGPTFAAQDGYARQTRMPAPPMLLADRVLRIDAVPASIGAGTIQTQTDVRADSWYLDPCGRMPAGLLVEAGQADLLLISWLGADLLNRGERVYRLLGCEITYHASPPHPGETLTFDISIDDHAEHGGVRLFLFHYDCHVDGDPRLSVRNGQAGFFTDAELRETRGVVWDRPALPEPTALRRFDREQIRAFAEGRLGDEVGAHVRTPRPAGPEFLLFDEVEAFDVDGAYVRATLAIRPDSWFFEGHFVGDPCMPGTLMLDGAFQLMAFHLSASGCTAGRDGWRFEPVPEHTCRISCRAQVIPESKTLTYELFVKGFEQGEQNYPTLVADVLCSVDGVKAFLAEGLAVRLVPDWPLDQWRWLGGLADHVEPKPAVFGLESLLACAWGRPSEMMGSVLAPMDDGRRVARLPGPPYHFMSRIVELGAGTLVAEYDVPAAAWFWDEGGGTTMPLCVLLEVALQPCGWLALYTGDIPNAPSELLFRNLGGQGTFGDVRRDTRVLRTEIRLLEISKTGAMIIDAFDVRVWADERLVADLRSDFGFFPPAAFADQPGLPGPIWGDTQAPAIAVRENLGPMLSLIDRITGYWPNERRIRAEKDIAPEDWYFRSHFFQDPVQPGSLGIEAMLQLLQCFMMHSGLAAPDAVFEPSLAPQTVTWKYRGQVVPHDRVTVIEVEVTQARPGYAVADAWLSVGGRTIYHATGLGLRADASGAFDELLDPAIEPWVADHRPTWTLPALPMMSVVDRLAAAAGHSIAGLRDIRLTRWIMLDKPVQLRGRASAGIVELEHDGEVVASAVIADVVQPPDRPARLADPVPTELPYPRGAVFHGSAFHYLTALTVGSNGASGTLDAARGSVPRGRLHQGLLDATLHAIPHDELWRWSDRIRPGHVGYPYRLPRMDFFGDLPSTGELRVEARFAGFDADLEILPTFDVQVFDGERLLLAYRLVEVLVPLGPLAGLGSRERAAFLRDREYVPGAGLSTCEDGVTRLRLEDVEALEWFPGTVAALYNLPSGTDRLAEVAVRDHIARLAEVHPSGLLVTMTVDLATVTAVGRPGEVYRVVLVRTEGAIEVREAVTSAASSR